Proteins encoded together in one Williamwhitmania taraxaci window:
- a CDS encoding helix-turn-helix domain-containing protein, with amino-acid sequence MLQQGKLQKEIALFINRSPSVISREIRRNRDAKTGIYESNVAQRAYER; translated from the coding sequence ATGCTACAGCAAGGCAAGCTACAAAAAGAAATAGCCCTGTTTATCAACCGAAGCCCTTCCGTGATATCCCGGGAGATTCGCAGGAACAGGGATGCCAAAACGGGCATTTACGAGAGCAACGTGGCGCAGCGTGCCTACGAGCGGC